One segment of Ascidiaceihabitans donghaensis DNA contains the following:
- the ccoG gene encoding cytochrome c oxidase accessory protein CcoG, translating into MRIRSKALSSTDPAPSLYVAREPIFPKRVSGKFRTLKWYIMGITLGIYYLLPWIRWDRGADLPDQAVLLDLAGRRFYFFWIQIWPHEFYFVAGLLIMAGLGLFLFTSALGRVWCGYACPQTVWTDLFILVERWVEGDRNARLRLHRQKKWDLRKARLNLTKWFLWLLIGLATGGAWVFYFADAPTLARDLVTFSAHPAAYSTIAILTATTFVFGGFAREQICNYACPWPRIQAAMMDPDTLVVGYRKWRGEPRKHSELAKTEPQGDCIDCMACVNVCPAGIDIRDGQQLECITCALCIDACDNIMDKIGKPRGLIDYMALTDEEAERNGAAPRSVIKHVLRPRVLMYSGMWAAVGFALVFALFIRSDVELTVAPVRSPTFITLSDGSIRNTYDVRLRNKDLHPQTFRISVKGHPKFRVQIEGTPYESVDVPADTTVLKRVYIIAPNGSDPVAARSTDVRIWVEALGGGERAYKDTSFTGKGDGS; encoded by the coding sequence ATGCGCATTAGGAGCAAAGCCTTGAGCAGCACTGACCCGGCCCCGAGCCTTTATGTGGCTCGCGAACCGATTTTCCCAAAGCGGGTATCGGGCAAATTCCGCACGCTCAAATGGTACATTATGGGCATCACTTTGGGCATCTACTACCTGCTGCCGTGGATTCGTTGGGATCGCGGTGCGGATTTGCCCGATCAGGCCGTTTTGTTGGATCTGGCGGGGCGTCGTTTCTATTTTTTCTGGATCCAGATTTGGCCACACGAGTTCTACTTTGTCGCTGGATTGCTGATCATGGCAGGGTTGGGGTTATTCTTGTTCACCTCTGCCTTGGGACGCGTGTGGTGTGGATATGCTTGCCCGCAAACCGTCTGGACCGACCTATTTATCCTTGTGGAAAGATGGGTTGAAGGCGACCGCAACGCGCGGCTTCGCCTACACCGCCAAAAGAAATGGGATTTGCGCAAAGCGCGACTGAACCTGACGAAATGGTTTCTATGGCTGTTGATCGGGTTGGCCACCGGGGGGGCATGGGTTTTTTACTTTGCAGATGCGCCGACGCTGGCGCGCGATCTTGTGACATTTTCTGCGCATCCCGCCGCCTATTCCACAATTGCGATCCTGACCGCGACGACCTTTGTTTTTGGCGGCTTTGCGCGCGAACAGATTTGCAACTACGCCTGCCCGTGGCCGCGCATTCAAGCGGCGATGATGGACCCCGACACGTTGGTTGTGGGCTATCGCAAATGGCGGGGAGAGCCACGCAAGCATTCGGAGCTTGCAAAAACCGAACCGCAAGGGGACTGCATTGACTGTATGGCTTGCGTGAATGTTTGCCCTGCTGGCATCGACATCCGCGATGGCCAACAGCTTGAATGTATCACATGTGCGCTGTGTATCGATGCCTGCGACAACATCATGGACAAGATTGGCAAACCACGCGGATTGATCGATTACATGGCGTTGACGGACGAAGAGGCAGAACGCAACGGCGCGGCACCGCGCTCTGTTATCAAACACGTCTTGCGCCCTCGGGTATTGATGTATTCCGGCATGTGGGCCGCCGTAGGTTTCGCCCTTGTGTTTGCATTGTTCATTCGGTCCGATGTTGAGCTGACCGTTGCCCCTGTACGCAGCCCGACCTTCATCACCTTGTCGGATGGTTCAATCCGCAACACCTACGATGTGCGTTTGCGCAACAAGGATTTGCACCCTCAGACGTTCCGGATCAGCGTAAAGGGACACCCCAAATTTCGCGTCCAGATTGAAGGCACACCTTACGAATCTGTGGACGTTCCCGCCGATACAACCGTATTGAAAAGGGTGTACATCATCGCACCCAACGGGTCTGATCCTGTTGCGGCCCGCAGCACGGATGTGCGCATTTGGGTCGAAGCTTTGGGTGGGGGCGAACGGGCGTACAAAGACACCTCATTCACCGGAAAAGGAGATGGATCATGA
- a CDS encoding universal stress protein, with the protein MTFKSIMTVLTEGTDGMTALPPAMALAQQYDAHLDALALGLDRTQTGYTYGDISALVLETARAAAIQEAEALESQATQVLRGASVRAAIMKAIATTSDITRVVASHARFNDLVVLNQPYGPDAGPDAAAVVEACLFDAGVPTLICPKHITQATAPRRVVLAWNESAEALAATRAALPILKAAETVFITVIDPPTHGPTRSDPGGPLSQMLARHGVRCEVDVLGKTLPRISDVLNRHVQDKDVDMLIMGAYGHSRFREAIFGGATRNMLEGATVPVFMAR; encoded by the coding sequence ATGACCTTTAAATCTATCATGACCGTTCTGACGGAAGGCACCGATGGTATGACTGCTTTGCCCCCTGCGATGGCGCTTGCACAGCAGTATGATGCACATCTGGACGCGTTGGCCCTTGGATTGGATCGCACGCAAACCGGTTACACTTATGGCGACATCAGTGCGCTGGTGCTGGAAACCGCGCGTGCGGCTGCCATTCAGGAAGCCGAAGCACTGGAAAGTCAGGCAACGCAAGTGCTGCGTGGTGCTTCGGTGCGCGCGGCGATCATGAAGGCGATTGCCACAACCAGCGACATCACTCGCGTCGTGGCCAGTCACGCCCGCTTTAACGATCTTGTCGTGCTGAATCAGCCCTATGGTCCAGACGCGGGACCCGATGCAGCGGCCGTGGTTGAAGCCTGTCTTTTCGATGCAGGCGTCCCCACTTTGATCTGCCCAAAACACATCACTCAGGCAACAGCCCCGCGCCGCGTTGTTCTGGCGTGGAACGAAAGCGCCGAAGCCTTGGCAGCTACCCGCGCCGCCTTGCCAATTTTGAAGGCGGCCGAAACTGTGTTCATAACCGTCATTGATCCGCCCACGCATGGCCCGACCCGCAGTGATCCCGGCGGCCCCCTCAGCCAGATGCTGGCCCGTCATGGTGTTCGATGCGAAGTTGATGTTTTGGGCAAAACCCTGCCGCGCATCAGCGATGTGTTAAACCGCCACGTTCAGGATAAGGACGTCGATATGCTGATCATGGGGGCATATGGCCATTCGCGTTTCCGCGAGGCGATCTTTGGTGGGGCGACCCGCAACATGCTTGAGGGGGCAACCGTCCCTGTGTTTATGGCAAGATAA
- a CDS encoding heavy metal translocating P-type ATPase, with protein sequence MAEAVRPMACPGCVAVPAQMPVVRPKAGDILLSLPAIHCMRCIRSAESALNGHPDVEIARVNLTLKRATITPKTDVGASALVDALNAAGIEAHELDSGAVASTAMDKAGRELLMRLAVAGFAAMNVMLLSVAVWSGASDATRDLFHWISAAITLPAVLFAGQPFYSSAFRALRARRLNMDVPISLAILLAVGTSLYETALSGEHAYFDAALTLCFFLLAGRYLEFRTRAAARSAAQELTALEVPRALLMVDGTPVETDLVQIKVGDLVLVRPGGRMPVDGVVIEGQSELDRHLVTGETNPVVVAVGATVQAAEINMTGPLTVRATAVGQDTSLHQMAELVAIAESGRSRYTALADKAAGLYAPGVHILSALAFAGWWLGTGDLRLALNIAAAVLIITCPCALGLAVPAVTTAAAGRLFRKGLLVKSPTAMERLATVDTVVFDKTGTLTTGQPRLLGWDALPQGIQAVALRLADVSAHPLSKAISAQSGARADVADIVERSGEGISGLWNGETVRLGRGDVSSDTAHTTSILKAGGRNYKLAFEDDLRAGAKDLIAALQQSGLDVILLSGDAQGPVDDVSARLGITQAHARMRPEQKFDMIRDLQGQGARVLMVGDGLNDTVALTAADVSISPASALDAARSASDVVLLGQSLAPLVEAITTAKNATKRIKENFQIATIYNILAVPLAAAGFATPLIAALAMSSSSITVSLNALRVRS encoded by the coding sequence ATGGCTGAGGCAGTCAGGCCGATGGCGTGTCCTGGATGCGTGGCGGTGCCTGCGCAGATGCCTGTAGTTCGCCCAAAAGCCGGGGACATTTTGTTGTCCTTGCCTGCGATCCACTGCATGCGCTGTATCCGGTCTGCAGAAAGCGCTTTGAATGGGCATCCCGATGTGGAAATCGCGCGTGTGAACCTGACTTTAAAGCGTGCCACGATCACGCCCAAGACGGATGTCGGGGCCTCTGCCTTGGTGGATGCCTTGAACGCCGCAGGTATTGAGGCGCATGAACTGGATTCGGGCGCTGTTGCATCGACTGCAATGGACAAGGCAGGGCGCGAGCTGTTGATGCGTTTGGCCGTGGCAGGATTTGCGGCCATGAACGTCATGTTGTTGTCGGTTGCTGTGTGGTCAGGTGCGTCGGATGCGACGCGGGATCTGTTTCACTGGATTTCTGCGGCCATTACCTTGCCTGCGGTGCTCTTCGCGGGACAGCCATTTTACTCAAGCGCTTTCAGGGCGTTGCGGGCGCGGCGCCTGAATATGGATGTGCCCATTTCCTTGGCGATCCTGTTGGCGGTCGGGACATCTTTGTATGAAACGGCTTTGTCGGGGGAACATGCCTATTTCGATGCGGCGTTGACGCTTTGTTTTTTCCTGTTGGCCGGTCGTTATCTTGAATTTCGCACCCGTGCGGCAGCACGGTCAGCGGCGCAAGAACTGACAGCCCTGGAAGTGCCACGTGCTTTGTTGATGGTGGATGGCACACCGGTTGAAACGGATTTGGTGCAGATCAAGGTGGGCGATCTTGTTCTGGTGCGTCCGGGCGGCAGAATGCCTGTGGACGGTGTTGTGATCGAGGGGCAATCTGAGCTGGACCGGCACTTGGTCACAGGAGAAACAAACCCGGTTGTCGTGGCCGTCGGGGCCACGGTGCAAGCCGCCGAGATCAACATGACAGGCCCCTTGACGGTTCGGGCGACTGCAGTTGGTCAGGACACATCGCTGCACCAGATGGCAGAGCTTGTGGCCATCGCGGAAAGCGGACGGTCACGGTATACGGCGTTGGCGGACAAGGCGGCGGGGCTTTATGCACCGGGTGTTCACATCCTGTCGGCATTGGCATTTGCAGGGTGGTGGTTGGGGACAGGGGATTTGCGGCTTGCGCTGAATATTGCAGCGGCAGTTCTGATCATCACCTGCCCATGCGCGTTGGGGTTGGCTGTCCCCGCGGTCACAACCGCAGCGGCTGGTCGCTTGTTTCGTAAGGGGCTTTTGGTGAAAAGCCCAACGGCGATGGAACGCTTGGCGACGGTCGACACAGTTGTTTTCGACAAGACCGGCACATTGACCACAGGCCAACCACGCCTTTTGGGGTGGGACGCGTTGCCGCAAGGCATCCAAGCCGTTGCGTTGCGGTTGGCGGATGTCTCAGCCCACCCACTGTCGAAAGCCATTTCGGCGCAAAGCGGCGCAAGGGCGGATGTTGCGGACATTGTTGAACGGTCGGGCGAAGGCATTTCCGGTCTTTGGAATGGGGAAACCGTTCGGCTGGGGCGCGGTGATGTTTCATCGGACACGGCGCACACCACGTCGATATTGAAAGCAGGCGGGCGAAATTATAAATTGGCTTTCGAAGATGATCTACGGGCCGGTGCCAAGGATCTGATTGCAGCTTTGCAGCAGTCTGGTCTGGACGTGATTTTGCTGTCCGGGGATGCGCAAGGTCCGGTGGATGACGTGTCTGCACGTCTTGGTATCACCCAAGCCCACGCGCGCATGCGTCCCGAGCAAAAGTTTGACATGATCCGTGACCTGCAAGGGCAGGGTGCCCGCGTTCTGATGGTGGGGGACGGTTTGAACGACACCGTGGCTTTGACAGCGGCTGATGTGTCCATTTCGCCTGCAAGCGCTTTGGATGCGGCGCGATCAGCGTCGGATGTGGTGTTGTTGGGGCAAAGCCTTGCGCCTTTGGTAGAGGCCATCACAACGGCAAAAAACGCTACAAAACGTATTAAGGAAAATTTCCAGATCGCAACGATCTACAATATTTTAGCGGTGCCTTTGGCCGCAGCCGGATTTGCCACGCCTTTGATTGCAGCGTTGGCGATGTCCAGCTCGTCCATCACGGTGTCCTTGAACGCACTTCGGGTGCGGTCATGA
- the ccoS gene encoding cbb3-type cytochrome oxidase assembly protein CcoS, protein MTILTYLIPISLILGGIGLAGFVYTLRSRQYDDPEGDSQRILDDQWDDHPKP, encoded by the coding sequence ATGACGATCCTGACATATCTTATCCCGATTTCGCTGATCTTGGGTGGTATTGGATTGGCGGGGTTTGTTTATACCCTACGCAGTCGGCAATACGATGATCCGGAAGGCGACAGCCAACGCATTCTGGATGATCAGTGGGATGATCACCCAAAGCCCTGA
- a CDS encoding cbb3-type cytochrome c oxidase subunit 3, producing METYSLLREFADSWMLLLLFCIFVGIGIWAFRPGGSKAFEDTANIPFRNDDKPAPDREAKK from the coding sequence ATGGAAACCTATTCCCTTTTGCGTGAGTTCGCAGACAGCTGGATGTTGTTGCTTTTGTTTTGCATTTTCGTGGGCATTGGCATTTGGGCCTTCCGGCCCGGTGGCAGTAAAGCTTTTGAGGACACCGCAAACATCCCGTTCCGCAACGATGACAAACCCGCCCCTGATAGGGAGGCAAAAAAATGA
- the ccoN gene encoding cytochrome-c oxidase, cbb3-type subunit I, giving the protein MANYVKLFVLGLLTLFSMIAASYARDLAYQVHMVLFMVVAGGLFLITLRQTDEPVFVAPQNEYMDDVVRAGVIATAFWGVVGFLVGVVIAFQLAFPALNFEWAEGLANFGRLRPLHTSAVIFAFGGNALICTSLFIVQRTCAARLWGGNTAWFVFWGYQLFIVLAATGYLLGGTQSKEYAEPEWYVDLWLTVVWLAYLAVFLGTIVKRKEPHIYVANWFFLAFIVTVAMLHVVNNISIPVSIWGSKSVQVFSGVQDAMVQWWYGHNAVGFFLTAGFLGMMYYFIPKQAERPVFSYKLSIIHFWALIFLYIWAGPHHLHYTALPDWAATLGMVFSIILWMPSWGGMINGLMTLQGAWDKLRTDPVIRMMVTSLAFYGMSTFEGPMMSIRAVNSLSHYTDWTIGHVHSGALGWNGMITFGALYYLVPVLWKRERLYSLSLVNWHFWLATIGIVLYAASMWVTGIMEGLMWREVDANGFLVNSFADTVAAKFPMYVVRGMGGVLFLTGAIIMCYNLWMTVRAAPAKAGLMTAVPAE; this is encoded by the coding sequence ATGGCAAATTATGTGAAGCTTTTCGTGCTGGGGCTGTTGACGCTTTTTTCCATGATCGCTGCGAGTTATGCCCGCGATTTAGCGTATCAGGTCCACATGGTTTTGTTCATGGTTGTTGCCGGGGGATTGTTTTTGATCACCCTGCGACAAACCGATGAACCGGTGTTTGTGGCCCCCCAGAACGAATATATGGATGACGTTGTAAGGGCGGGTGTGATTGCCACCGCCTTCTGGGGTGTTGTCGGTTTTTTGGTCGGCGTTGTCATCGCCTTCCAATTGGCCTTTCCGGCGCTGAACTTCGAATGGGCCGAAGGTCTTGCCAATTTCGGTCGCTTGCGTCCCTTGCACACCTCTGCCGTCATTTTTGCGTTTGGGGGCAACGCCCTGATCTGTACGTCATTGTTTATCGTCCAACGCACATGCGCCGCACGCCTATGGGGCGGCAATACCGCATGGTTCGTATTCTGGGGCTACCAGCTGTTTATCGTTCTGGCCGCCACCGGCTATTTGCTGGGCGGCACACAATCCAAGGAATACGCGGAACCTGAGTGGTATGTTGACTTGTGGCTGACCGTCGTGTGGTTGGCCTACCTGGCCGTGTTCTTGGGCACCATCGTCAAGCGCAAAGAGCCACACATTTACGTGGCCAACTGGTTCTTTCTGGCCTTCATCGTCACCGTCGCGATGCTGCATGTAGTCAACAACATCTCGATCCCCGTGTCGATCTGGGGGTCTAAGTCTGTGCAGGTCTTTTCCGGCGTGCAGGACGCCATGGTGCAGTGGTGGTATGGTCACAACGCCGTGGGCTTCTTCCTGACGGCGGGGTTCTTGGGCATGATGTACTATTTCATTCCCAAGCAGGCCGAGCGTCCTGTGTTTTCGTATAAATTGTCGATCATCCACTTCTGGGCGCTGATCTTCCTTTATATCTGGGCGGGTCCGCACCACTTGCATTACACCGCGTTGCCCGATTGGGCGGCGACCCTTGGCATGGTCTTTTCCATCATCCTTTGGATGCCAAGCTGGGGCGGCATGATCAACGGTTTGATGACTCTGCAAGGCGCATGGGACAAGCTGCGCACCGATCCGGTGATCCGGATGATGGTGACGTCGCTGGCCTTCTACGGCATGTCCACCTTTGAGGGGCCGATGATGTCGATCCGCGCGGTGAATTCGCTGTCGCATTACACCGACTGGACCATCGGGCACGTGCATTCCGGCGCACTTGGCTGGAACGGTATGATCACCTTTGGCGCACTTTACTATCTGGTGCCGGTGCTGTGGAAACGTGAGCGTTTGTATAGCCTGAGCCTTGTGAACTGGCACTTCTGGCTGGCGACAATCGGTATCGTTCTTTATGCGGCCTCTATGTGGGTGACCGGCATTATGGAAGGTCTGATGTGGCGTGAAGTTGATGCAAACGGGTTCCTTGTGAACAGCTTTGCAGACACGGTTGCAGCCAAATTCCCGATGTATGTTGTGCGCGGTATGGGCGGGGTTCTGTTCCTCACCGGTGCGATCATCATGTGTTACAATCTTTGGATGACTGTGCGTGCAGCTCCGGCGAAAGCCGGGCTGATGACAGCTGTCCCAGCAGAATAA
- a CDS encoding cysteine hydrolase family protein: MTRTALLLVDIQNDYFEGGLWPLHQMNRVARTAATVLARARENGRKVIHVRHEGASDAPFFRPGTQGAKIHASVSPVSGEPVVLKHRPNSFHETELLGILRKAGVTRVQIIGAMAQMCIDATARAARDFGFEVEVIADAVAAKSVAWNEHNVSATDVHAAFMASLSGTYATVVPHAKEAS, from the coding sequence ATGACACGGACAGCCTTGCTGCTTGTAGACATCCAGAACGACTATTTCGAAGGCGGGCTTTGGCCGTTGCATCAGATGAACCGCGTGGCCCGGACCGCAGCCACCGTTTTGGCCAGGGCCCGTGAAAACGGCCGCAAGGTAATCCATGTTCGCCATGAGGGCGCATCAGATGCGCCCTTTTTTCGCCCCGGCACACAAGGCGCAAAAATCCATGCCAGCGTGTCGCCTGTGTCAGGTGAGCCTGTCGTGCTAAAACACCGCCCCAACAGCTTTCATGAGACCGAATTGCTGGGCATACTGCGCAAGGCCGGCGTCACCCGCGTTCAAATTATCGGCGCGATGGCGCAGATGTGTATCGACGCCACGGCGCGGGCCGCACGAGATTTCGGATTTGAAGTCGAAGTTATAGCAGACGCAGTGGCCGCCAAATCAGTGGCATGGAATGAACACAACGTGTCAGCAACGGATGTGCATGCAGCCTTTATGGCCAGCTTGTCAGGCACCTATGCAACTGTGGTGCCACACGCAAAAGAGGCCAGCTGA
- the ccoP gene encoding cytochrome-c oxidase, cbb3-type subunit III, which produces MTKLNENDKKIGTTGHSWDGIEELNNPMPRWWLYTFYLCIVWGIGYTIAYPAWPLVSAATSGMLGYSTRGEVVEQIAEVDAANAAINTRLASVDLGEIITDPELESYATSSGKAVFNTFCVQCHGREGGLGAAGYPVLSDDDWLWGGDIENIHLTVAHGIRNEDDDDARYSEMPAFGEILEPEEIEQVVNFVMSLSETPQDASLVDAGAVIYEDNCSACHGEQGLGDRDQGAPNLADAIWLYGGDVDTLRETVTYSRYGVMPPWSNRLSEAEIRAVSAYVHQLGGGE; this is translated from the coding sequence ATGACCAAACTGAACGAGAACGACAAGAAAATCGGGACCACCGGACACAGCTGGGACGGGATCGAAGAACTGAACAACCCGATGCCGCGGTGGTGGTTGTACACCTTCTATCTCTGCATCGTTTGGGGGATTGGCTATACAATTGCCTATCCGGCTTGGCCTTTGGTGTCGGCGGCAACAAGCGGGATGCTTGGGTACTCCACGCGCGGTGAAGTGGTAGAACAAATCGCAGAAGTCGATGCCGCAAATGCAGCGATCAACACGCGGTTGGCTTCGGTTGACTTAGGCGAAATCATCACCGACCCGGAACTGGAAAGCTACGCCACATCTTCGGGCAAGGCTGTGTTCAACACATTCTGCGTACAATGCCACGGGCGCGAAGGTGGCCTTGGGGCTGCGGGATACCCTGTGCTGTCGGATGACGACTGGCTGTGGGGGGGTGACATCGAAAACATCCATCTGACCGTGGCCCACGGTATTCGCAACGAAGACGATGATGATGCGCGGTATTCCGAAATGCCTGCCTTTGGCGAAATTCTGGAACCTGAAGAAATCGAGCAGGTTGTCAATTTTGTCATGTCGCTGTCAGAAACACCGCAAGACGCGAGCTTGGTGGATGCTGGGGCCGTTATATATGAGGACAATTGTTCTGCGTGTCACGGTGAACAAGGGTTGGGCGATCGCGATCAAGGGGCACCAAACTTGGCGGACGCAATCTGGCTGTATGGCGGCGACGTCGATACGTTGCGCGAAACTGTAACCTACAGCCGATACGGCGTCATGCCGCCATGGTCCAACCGCCTGTCGGAGGCCGAAATTCGTGCCGTGTCTGCCTATGTGCACCAACTTGGTGGTGGCGAATAA
- a CDS encoding LysR family transcriptional regulator, which produces MKWRDLPPLAGIRAFAAFVQTGGVAEAGAALGVSHAAVSQQLKALEKHLGVALLDRSGRALSLTDEGRHLADAALEGFAKMADAAAHITGANDARPLHLSVTPSFAASWLMPRLPDFRAQHPEINILVDPSADLVPVSPDGVDVAIRYGTGPWPGLHSEIWMECPMVIVASPDLIKGHTITQPSDLKEAPWLEEFGRSEGTTWLQKHGVASGITGSFIQVPGNLMLDGARDGQGVIVTVECFVERDLQAGRLVKLFEEDRDGAGYHIVTHSGVPRPPLKAFVHWLRRTLRKETDALRKM; this is translated from the coding sequence ATGAAATGGCGTGACCTTCCCCCTTTGGCTGGAATTCGGGCTTTTGCCGCTTTTGTCCAAACCGGCGGGGTGGCGGAAGCCGGTGCCGCGCTGGGCGTTAGCCATGCAGCGGTGAGCCAACAATTAAAGGCGCTGGAAAAGCACCTTGGGGTGGCGCTTTTGGACAGATCTGGCCGCGCATTGTCTTTGACCGACGAAGGCCGGCATCTGGCTGATGCTGCATTGGAAGGCTTTGCCAAAATGGCTGATGCGGCCGCGCACATCACGGGGGCCAACGACGCGCGGCCTTTGCACCTGTCGGTTACACCATCGTTTGCGGCGTCATGGTTGATGCCGCGCTTGCCTGATTTCCGCGCACAGCATCCCGAAATCAATATTCTCGTGGACCCAAGCGCTGATTTGGTTCCGGTGTCACCGGATGGCGTGGATGTGGCAATCCGCTATGGCACAGGGCCGTGGCCTGGGCTTCATTCGGAAATATGGATGGAATGCCCGATGGTCATTGTGGCTTCGCCTGATTTGATAAAAGGGCACACAATCACGCAACCTTCTGACTTGAAAGAGGCCCCGTGGTTAGAAGAATTCGGGCGCTCCGAAGGGACAACTTGGTTGCAAAAACACGGGGTTGCCAGCGGGATCACGGGCAGTTTCATCCAAGTGCCGGGCAATCTGATGCTGGACGGTGCGCGTGATGGTCAAGGCGTGATCGTGACCGTAGAGTGTTTTGTTGAACGTGACCTGCAAGCGGGGCGTCTTGTGAAGCTGTTTGAAGAGGATCGCGACGGGGCAGGGTACCATATTGTGACCCATTCCGGTGTGCCGCGCCCGCCCTTGAAGGCTTTTGTCCATTGGTTGCGGCGCACGTTGCGCAAAGAAACCGACGCCTTAAGAAAAATGTGA
- a CDS encoding FixH family protein: MSARKLTGWHVFSMFAVGFGIIITVNLTLAYNAVSSFPGVEVKNSYVASQSFDVRRDAQESLGWQVTAHAQNGEVRLTISDADGQPVKAQRLSATLGRATHVQSDMVPDFRFDGKGYTAQADLAPGNWNIRMVAQAADGTAFEQRVILHVKG, encoded by the coding sequence ATGAGCGCACGCAAACTGACAGGATGGCATGTGTTTAGCATGTTCGCCGTTGGCTTCGGCATCATCATCACGGTCAATCTGACGCTGGCCTATAATGCAGTCAGCAGTTTTCCGGGGGTTGAGGTTAAAAACTCCTATGTTGCTTCCCAAAGCTTTGACGTGCGCCGCGATGCCCAGGAGTCACTGGGCTGGCAGGTCACAGCACATGCGCAGAACGGTGAAGTGCGATTGACCATTTCCGACGCAGACGGACAGCCTGTCAAAGCGCAACGCCTGTCCGCGACCCTTGGGCGTGCCACCCATGTTCAAAGTGACATGGTGCCGGATTTCCGGTTTGATGGGAAAGGATACACCGCGCAAGCCGATCTTGCGCCGGGCAATTGGAACATTCGAATGGTGGCGCAGGCAGCTGATGGAACGGCCTTTGAACAGCGCGTCATCTTGCATGTGAAAGGGTAA
- the ccoO gene encoding cytochrome-c oxidase, cbb3-type subunit II: protein MGILDRHKILEKNASLLLIFSFLVVTIGGLVQIVPLFYLENTIEKVEGMRPYSPLELTGRDIYVREGCYVCHSQMIRPMRDEVERYGHYSLAAESMYDHPHQWGSKRTGPDLARVGGRYSDDWHIDHLRDPQAVVPESIMPKYGFLERTMIDGEYVEDLLKTHRLVGVPYTPEMIEMAQADFKVQIDPDGDYEEMLERYPGAQVRNFDGAPGISEADALVAYLQMLGTLVDFSTFTPDASR from the coding sequence ATGGGTATTCTTGATCGCCATAAGATCCTCGAAAAGAACGCAAGCCTGTTGCTGATCTTCAGCTTTTTGGTGGTGACCATCGGGGGGCTGGTACAGATTGTGCCGCTGTTCTACCTTGAAAACACCATCGAGAAAGTCGAAGGGATGCGGCCCTATTCGCCGCTGGAACTGACAGGGCGCGACATCTACGTGCGCGAAGGGTGCTATGTGTGCCACAGCCAGATGATCCGGCCGATGCGGGATGAAGTCGAACGCTACGGACACTATAGCCTTGCCGCAGAATCCATGTACGACCACCCGCACCAGTGGGGGTCCAAGCGGACAGGGCCAGACCTTGCGCGGGTTGGCGGGCGCTATTCGGATGATTGGCACATCGACCACCTGCGTGACCCGCAAGCGGTGGTGCCTGAATCCATCATGCCGAAATACGGGTTCCTGGAGCGGACCATGATCGACGGGGAATACGTGGAAGACCTGTTGAAAACGCACAGGCTTGTGGGGGTGCCCTACACACCCGAAATGATCGAAATGGCGCAGGCAGATTTCAAGGTGCAAATCGATCCCGACGGCGATTACGAGGAAATGCTGGAACGCTATCCCGGGGCGCAGGTGCGCAACTTTGACGGGGCGCCGGGTATTTCTGAAGCCGATGCGTTGGTTGCTTATCTGCAAATGCTGGGCACACTGGTCGATTTCTCGACCTTCACGCCTGATGCAAGCCGCTAA